GTGACGTCAACCGACCAACCCGAAATAGTATTCTACAAATTCAAACCTAACCTGTTCGGTAAACACTTTACAGGTTCTGTTTGACTACTTCCTTTCGCGTTCGAAAACAATACTTCATCATCGTGAAGATTCTCGATGAGTGTAGTTTGGTCAATTGGCTTTCGATTTTTGGCGACTCATTCATCGTTCATTTAACAAAATAGCAATGCACCAAATCAAGAAattgttctgttctgttcaaatcaaaatgttTCATAGATAAACTACTGGAATACGTCTAAAATCACATTTTGTCTAGCAGCGTACAGGCGAAAACTCAGGTCTGATCGTTCGCCCGTAATTGTCGATGCATAAGTATGCTAATAAGTAGGAGGTTTAAGCTCCTATCGTAGCACTGGTGCAAGTGGATGCCAAGGGTTAAGTAGTGGGATACAATGCTAATCATGGCTTACGTGGGATGGGATTAAGCTTAGAAAATGTGttatttcaaatcaaattaaagtaaattaaGCTGAAGAGTTAATGGTATGTGAGAAATATGATTCTTTATTGACACGAGATCACAAGCTAACAATAAAATCGTTCAAATCTACATTAAATGAATGCAACGCtcctttgaaaaatgttgtaaattaaaaaaacacgttcAAATCTTGAGACTCTTGAGCTTGAATATAGAAGGTTTCTTGCAGATCGATCCCAGCGTTCTTCTCGTGCTGTTGTTGCATCTTCCGACAGCTTAATTCATTCCGACACGGAAAACATTTAGAAATGGTGTCATTCGGTTCCTTGTCACGTACCGCAAAGGTGACACCCGTTCGGCATCCCTGCGCTAGCGGATGCAGCCCTTGCAACCCTACTGGAATGTGACGTACGATCGGCACGATCTTGCTGCCGGTAGCACACCTGCAAAACCCGGTCCAGAACTCTGTAAGCAACATTAATCAGTACGGTAATGTATTCCGAAAAGCGCAACTACCCGATCACTCTCTCGATCGTTCGCTAGCGCGATCGGAACGAGGCAGAATATCCTAAACCGAGCGTCAGCATCGACTCGTGTTATCCGATTGGTGTCACCAGTCACCAAACCTCCCTTCCCAATGGTCCTCCGCTACCGTGTGCAGTATGCTGTGTCGATAGACCACCCCATCACCCATTACGCAGCTTGTTCTCAAGCCCATCTCCCCTCTTCTGCTGGCCCAGTGCAGGTTAAAAACGAAAGACTGCACGCGGCACGAAGCGACGAACCCTCAGCTGTTGTAGGGGTGTGCGAGCTACCTGCACTGATTGGCCGCGGTTGTCTCGCTCCGACTCTGGCTGCCCTTGCCACGGTATATAAAACTTATGTTGCCGATTGCCACATCCAGTCGATCGCTGAAATTCTCACCACCGTTCCGTTTCGGGCATTCGGACATTCATTTGCAAAAACGtcaccgaaccgaacggaCACGGCTCAGCACGGTTCCGACCCGTACCATCCTGCATCATCCACGCGGGTGAAGTGAAATTTTGCCgagtttctgtgtgtgtgtgtgtgtgcttgtgcgtgtgcatttgttttgctttttgctggcTGGCGtgttttgggtgttttggAAGATCAACTTTATCGGTGTCAGTCGTTTGCGTCCGATCGGTAGTGACTCGATGCAGACGCTACATCTGTTTGTAACGCCGTAACGCTGTCTCAGCAGCAGCTCCCTCTCTAATCCTAGGCGACGAGCCTAAGGGTTAATCGTTGATCACCGCTCGCAATTGGTGATTATTGCGCGATCCGTGTTCGAGTGCGGGCTACCAAGTTTTCCACCCAGTTTCATTCGTTTCCTCCAAGGTACCACaattgtgtggtgtgtgcgtgtgtgtggggcAAGAACGTGAAGGAAGCTGTTCCGAAATCATTCactaattgatttttctgacGCTTTTTAGCAGGTAAGCTAGTATGAAACATACTTTAAATACTTTCATGGATTAAGGTAATGTAcgctaaaaaacaaacaaaaaattgcgtTGTTAAAATGTCCCTCACCTGGGACTCGTACGTCGGACAGCCGCCTCACCACCCATTAGATGGCGTTTGGACGGGTGGCCGTTTTGTGGTGTGCAGTCGCAAGACGAAAACGAGCATCAGTTGCATCAACGATCGACGAAGCCAGGCGCGTGCACCTGTGCACCTGTTTCGGTGCGTTCCAAGGCGAACCGGTGCGAATTTTCGCGTTCCATTGCGGCGTTTGATCGATTCTCGGGCCGTGTTGCGGTTTGGGCCGGTTGGGCTTGTGTGCTGTGGTGATTGCAGCCCGCGACTGGGACGGAACGAGATTTATGCTGCACAGTCCGATGAaagggtttgttgttttggggtTGCGAAACTCGGCCACCGGTATGGTTGGTGCGTCCGATACACGAGGAGGTTTCCTTCGCCTGGTGGAGGCGCGAGGTGGCTTGTGAATTGAAAGTAAGTGTGCTGAGGATTGGGAATTCTATCTACATTGGCTGTGAGGTGAGCTTTGGTGAAGAAATAATGTGATGTGCTGGAGATGTACTGGAATGCTGTAGCAAAGTTggaattttgattttatttgctgtacttaaagaaagcaattaaaaaagttagaaaattaCTATAAAGACTTTAGATCTTCCATAGTACAACCAGCTGATCTTATCAAGCTGCAATCTTGCATCATATTTAATCTTTCATAATCTTTCATTACCTGAAGGATAATATATTAATCTTTTATTATTCCGGGAACACAAGCAAAtgtgtatttttgcttttgctatttattttttttttttgcatcgacATTTGAAACCAGATCCGTCCGTCCGCTTCGGCAGGGAAATTTCAATGACCCGCTTTAACATTACCACATCATCAATTCAAAGCAGCCTCATCGTCCCAACCCATACTAAGCCAACGGTCGCTTGCTCAAGCTGTCTTGTCTATTTTCGCCACATTTCCCTAGCGGAAACTCGGAAGGTCAGCTCATCGAACTGGCCCGTCGTTCCATTAGGCACGATTGCAAACATCaacatgatcatcatcatcatcatcatcagcaccaaaCCATCTACGATACTGCGCGGCTGATTGCCCGCTtcgaaagggaagaaaaatccgAAAGCCACCCCGATACACTTGTACCGGGTTGTGTATAATCCATCCCCGAGAGCCGGTTTAACAAATTCGTCGTGTGACCTTCCCCGGGCTGAGTTTTTAAGCGTATCATTCCATCCAGCGCAGGTCCTCCAAAAACTGTAATCTCTGTCtctgggtgtatgtgtgtatggtaAAAAGACGTAACGTTTTTCCTCCATCGCGGCCAACCATTGGAACTCAAGATTCAAGATCACCCGGCGACACCtaaaaactgcattttcaaGGTTATCTGCAAACGCGGTATTCGGTTTGGTCTCCCtcgacgaaaacaaaaaaaaaaaaacatcccaaaaATTGTGCGCCCATTCGGAATGGAATGCACATGCAGCCGAGCTGCGATGCATTTAGCGCTTGGTGCAGATAGTGGAGAGAAGCACAAAACGTGTACAGATTGCACCAAACACGTGCGCTCACGAGATGATGAAATGTTTTGTGGCAAGGGAAGGAGATATGGGTGGGCCACGAGGTAGGAGTGTGATAAACGATACCAATAGCGATAAATCGATGGAGCAATCTGGAgacaaaaatgtgaaaaagaaaagagaccGAAAAATAGGGCgagcaagagaaagagagagagagagatgaaaCCCCAAACAAACATAAGCCAAACGGTTTTCCAAGGCCTACAGAGTTGGGCTTTTCTTTATGcctttctgtctctctctctctctctctctctctctctctctctctcgcgttttcgattttcatgaTCAAAAGCAGGCAGAGGCCTTTCGTTGACTTTCTGAGTACCAGTTGTTCCAATCACTTCTTCAACATATGATATCGATATCGGTGCCTAGCTATTAAAACCGGTTGCATCTCGATCCACTAGCTGCAAGCAGTTTTGGGAAAGGTTTTCGGCCGTCAATTATGAATGTCTGCAAAAACTAACAATTTCTTAGGTTGTTAGTGGAAATATGCTATAAAACTTAGGACCTCGGATACACTAGGATGAATACCTAGGATGTTTATTGGGTTGATACGGAGTCACAGTTATACAGATGTTAGTGACAGACACGAAAAGATCGGTTGCTAAACCTATCAAAATCGGAGCTGCTGATTTTATTCTCATCTGTTGAATTCATATATTGAATACTGTCGGATCCCTCGACTagcatttaatatttaaatatataataatTTTGATTCAACTTATACACGATTTGAGGGCATCAGAACCGGCTAGAAGGAACAAATCTGGCCCCATTCGTTTCCGTTTTCTgtaaaaacggaacaaaaggCTGACGCTCAACTTACCTTGAAGGTAGTATTAATTTCTGCTAACCACGCACCGCGCATGTCTTCGTGCAACCGATCTTCTGATGCAATCTCCCACTCGGTTCTTTACCGTTCTTTACCTACCACATAGCTCCTTGCTCCTTCGGCCATGTTGTCCTTCTTTCCTCATCTGGTTGGTAGGAAACGACGAAACTTTCGGTTTCGTCAGTCAGTTGGTATCGATTTCTAGCTGCACATCGATGAGACCAAGACCGAGCCTATGCTTCAAATGTACCGCCTTTTGAACCTTGAAACAGTACATGACTCCAACATCCGCCAGGCGAGTAGCGTACGGTGTACGGGTTTGCCAGCATCTCAGTGACACACACGAATGCCGGTCGTTGGTTCGGTTTCTAGCCGACCACATCGAGATGGCGCAATCGAGTTGGTTTTGCAAAAtgtgaggttttgttttacttcttgGGGTTTATCTGTCTAATGGCTCGTCGCTGGCATCAGCACTATGTTATTTACTTTGCACGGTTTAATGAACAAGAGATCCGGTTAATACGCGAGGAggaaatttttaatgttttagaatttaaaatgcacttcagaaaaaaagcttgGAAAGCTTATCTTTAGGTTTCATCTTCCAATGAAAGGTCATTGGAGTCATTACACTCTCGTGATGTGATTTATTGGAAAGTATTTTGTGAAGTTTTTGGTGTACATTTAATTAGAGAAACATAGATTGGACTCGGGAGAATTCTGAACCAAAAAAGGATCAAATCGTTTTtgtcatagaagctggaaagCGTAACCATGATAAGCTTGCAGCATGATTTTGAAGGATACTAATAGTGTCATAAATCACCATAATTACATTCATCTCACTATCATCCTTGAACTCTCCATTGCAAAGTCTCCCACGACGTGGTACAAAGTTCGCTAGATAATTACTATCAGCTGCAGGAAAGTAATCCAGTTTGGCATAATTGTTCACCCAATGTCAAGtttctgcacaaaaaaaaaaatcaccaccTTGCAAGAAGGATTAAGAACCCGTTTGTGAGCTTGCGCACCAGAGAAAACTACTTTCCCATCCGATCGATCGTGACAATCAAGTGGGAGGCGTACAAGAACCTGTCTAATTACTGCCTCCTTTTGATtcatttgaagaaaattaacCCTTGCATAGAATTAACTCACCCACCCTTTCAGCAGCACAACCCTTCGATTAGTGTaccttttgtgtttgtgttctttttcccacccacacacccacacacacgttcTGACTCACACGTCCCCATTTTCGGAACAGCAATTAAGAAGAAGTAtatggtttttaaaaataaccatGAGGCAAGAAACTAAAGCACGGCTCGTTTTCGCGATCCCGCGGTTACTGTGTGTTTGCAATTAATACAATTAAGCAAGCAGCGACAAGAAGCGCTATACATTTCTAGCGAACGAGAACGCTAATAGCAGTAGCAGTAACCGTAATGACCGGTGGATTACTGCACCCGGCCACTTGGGTGGCTAACGATCATTTCGACGAACGGAAACTGACGCAAAGCGAGTGGAGGTTAAGTTTAAGGGGTTAAGTACCCGACTGACGAACGCCATTGTGTCATGCACCGTCATTGACCCCCATCGATTAAGGGCCTGTGACCTTCTGGCCACAAAGCCGAGACACGGAGAAGCTCCGGAAGCGACAGAGTTTTGTTGTGGGAAAACAAATGGTTGACATTAATTGAGCAGATTTGACATTTGACAGCCATGAGGGAGAGAGTTGTTAATATTTAAACGGATTACCTTCTtagtttcaaaattaaaaagctCTAAACTAAAATTGCTCCTATGTGTAATCCTGGTTTTAAAGCACCATAATGCCGCACCGTTTTTAATGTACTTCATCTTTACCTACCATTACTCCTTCTCTTTAGAACACAACCCATCATGAACAAACTCAACGCTACGTGGCTTCTGGTGGCCCTGCTAGCACTCGGTGCAACCGTTGAAGCAGTCGATCTCCGTAAGTATTACGCCCGGCTACCATATTCGTACCCACCGGTGATCCTTGCTTTGCTCCGTGTTTAGCTGAGTATCTGCACGTTTGCCATCGCGAGGACCCCAAGCTGACCGAATGCATGAAGGAATCGATCGAAACCCTGCGACCGTATCTGGCCCGCGGCATCCCCGAGTTAGACATTCCCTCGATCGATCCGATCCATCTGGGCGATCTGATCGTGGCGGAAAGTGTACCCGGCCAGGGGGTCAGTATCTCGGCTAAGGACATCAAGGCGTACGGTCCGTCGAACTTTAAGCTAAAAAAGCTCAAGTAAGTCTAGCAGAAGGCGGTCATTACGGTTGACAAGCTAACGTGACACGATCGATGTTTTACTCCTCTGACAGTGTGATCGAGTACGGAAAGATTTATTCGTTTGAGTTGGAGTTGCCGCATCTCTACGTCGAGGGCCGATACGTTGTGGATGGAAGGATTCTGCTGCTGCCTGTGAAAGGGTCGGGCAAATTTACTGGAAACTTTAGTAAGTATCGAAATTCTAAGTGATTTGTTCGTATGTGTAGAACGATATTTTCATCTAACTATTTTCTGCTGCAGCTCAAGGTATTGGCAGCGTACGTATCAAGGGTGATCGAAAGCGCATTAACGGCAAAGATCATCTGTCCCTGAATAAGCTTGATATCAAAATTCGGGTGTCCGACGGTCGGCTGAAGCTGGAAAATCTTTTTGGTGGTGATCGTGTACTTGGTAAGCCTTATTAATCATTTGCAGTATTTAAGAACAGCCTTTTCATTCAACGAAActattttcctttcgctttcctGCAGGAGAAATCATTAACGAAACTATCAACCAGAACTTTAACCTGCTCAGCACCGAGCTTATTCCACTGATCGAGAAAGCCCTGCAGAGGATATTCAAGCGGACGGGCAACAAAATTCTCGAACGCTTCCCCGAGGAGGTGTTGTTTCCCTAGGTAGAGGATGAAACGGTACCGTGCATACAACTGTTATTTGTGATTAGCTTCTGTTTAAGGGTGTATCGTTTAGTATTCGTTTTAATTGTTATTATCAATCTTGAGCTGGATTCTTCGTTGTATCTTTTCTATTCTTCTACAcctaaaaacattttccttcaacTGTGCTAGCAGTTGTCTAACGGTAAGATTCAATCGGAATGCACCACTCTATCGATAAGTGAAagtaaaaattcatttaaaagaaGCGTTTCGTAAGGATTGCAAGGATAATTTGCACAATGCTGGCACACAATTTCTCATCCTGTACATAGTAAGCTTAGTCAAATCTGGATACAAATTCAATCGAAATGGTTTGTAACAAAATCGTAGTTGTggtttaaataaagaaaaatgtttcagtCTTTGATCCAAACAAGCGAtttaataattgaaataaCTCTTTTGCTGACTGTATTAAAATACGTAATTGTTGGTAATAGGTAAGttcattttttatgttcactatttgaaattaaaaatattacatacGTTCTATCCCGCTATTGAGCAGAATTCTAAGTCTCGTAGAGgattaacttttttatttgtttaattctgttttatttaaagtttaaaataatttccaagCATTCCCAATTCTTCATAGGACATCAACTAAGTCGCCTATCACAACCGGGTCgcctttttttgctatcgtGTTCAATCTTTCGCGCTCACCTTGCTTTATAGCAAACTGAAAAGCACTCGTGTGCCTTTTTATGGCAGTTTTGCTATAATGCGTAGAGCTTTCAAAATTAAGCTTGAAGTAATCCGATACATTCAACACTCATGTTCCTCTGATTGTCAGGGTTCTGCAAACCATATTTTTGAAGCTGGATACaaagtaatacaaaaaaaactgtagtTTTTTAATGATCTGTGTGAGGGGGCGGCCAGGTCGAGTAgtcgacatcggcgccggtcttcaaacggcagaaccggagttcaaatcccataacctagcaggtcgttaagcctatATGAGAATCATTTGTATAAAGATGTATTatcttttttgacaaatttataAGCGCAGTAAAAATCGTTGGTTCAAAATTCTTATAAAAACTGTTGAGTTGATGGTCCTAACATATGAACGCAAGgctcacaaatttgaatattattaCATTGTTACTCATCAACAAAATGGCACATCTGCTACCGATGTGTATTTAGTTACACAATGCAACCGCCTAGGTAAACGAAATGTGCGATTATGCATCGAAATGATACGAAAAATCGTTCTATttactattttaattattatacATTAGCACCGCATCGGTTAATTCCACATCTACTAAGCTTTTGAAGCTTCTCGATGGCGCTTTACTAAGGGCGTTGTAGTGTTCTGCTTGCACGCTGCGCCATCACCCGTGCCTTATTATTAATAACGTTTCCTATTTGTACTGCCCATCTCACCAGCCCACCCTTTATTCAATGGAGCCTCATACATGAGCATTAACAACAGTCtattccagaaaaaaaaaacattaaaaaagcaTAACGCGTGACATAACGTCGCACGCACGGTGGACCGCAATTTCAATCATACTTGGGGCGAACTTAACATTCCACATGGAACGGTTCCACGCCACCTTCACATTCTCTGTACCGATCACGGTTCTTACTGGACGTGAAaacatcaaatttaatttgcaaacCAAAACGTACTGAGCCatgaaccaaaccaaacagccACGCCAATTGCAAACAGGCGATAGATTAATTGTTTAACATCGACAAGTTAACACGTTGACTGTAGCGTTTCAATTGGCTGTTAAgggaaacgaacaaaaaaaaacgttttaatCTTATGCAGATGAATAAAACGGGAAACAAATAATCTGTTTGTTATGCTTTGATGCCTTTCAAGGTGGACTGTTGAAGGATTTGTTTGAGTGATAATTGATATTCAATGTATTACATCAGCTTTAGATGGGTCTTACAttcttgttttggtttttatctCTTTATAGTAAATAGCACGATATTAATGCATAACAATGACACATTAAAATGATAATTACTACTAAACATATTTATATAGGTagtatttatgaaaatttaactTTCAAATAATCTATTCTATATCTACTTAATATAAACTGAGTCTTTAAATGCTACACTATAACGATCATATCCAAACAATTTATTCATCATTATCCTCTCTTCAGCACCATTTCCTCGATGCCTTGGAACcctacagcaacaaaaacataccGACCTAATGTTTCCGATACATTCATAAGATTTTTCGCATCTTTCCATCCGCACATAACATCGGTTAATGATCGCGTTCATGCTGGTTTACCCCTCGGctcgcatgtgtgtgtgtgctttctgCTACATACGCCGCTCACCGATTCGTCCACTGAATGATGGTCAGTAGGTGAATCCCCACATCACCTCACACCTTCCAGACTCTTCGCTTTCCGcgcgcgcatacacacacaaactaccGGTCACTTTCGCTCTTTCtcgtttcccattttcttcttAAAGTTAAGACGAAAATTATGCAACACCCACAACGGTACCACCGGCCGCAAAGCTGGCATCTCTCACTTATCACCAGCCACCTTCCTGCACGGCACGTTTCGTAAGCACTTATCGTCATTATCGGTCCCCGGGCGGCAGACTCCTGGCCTTTGGAAGCGCTTTGGCAACAGCAGGGCAGCAAGGGTAGATGAAAGGGAATGAGCAGTTTTTCCAGCTTCCTTTTGAAGCCCTTCCTAAAGAAAGTTCACCCACGGTCATGAGCCGGGTGTGCGTCGCTTTGCCGATGGTTCGATTATGATACTGCCAAGTCAACCGATCATCCACGTTCGTTACAGCATCGTCCGACATGCGATTCTTCACATTGACTGATGGTTCAAATACCTATGCTGCTGGCCGGCCGTTAATAAATCACGAACCCTTGTCCGAAACCTAAGCAGGAAGCACCAGTTCATCCttctttcccaaaaaaaaacccctctctCTCTAACCCCATTCGATGGTTCCCACTTGAAGCGCGTTTGTTTTCAGACATATTGCTGTATTAATGAAAGTTCATTGCTTCTACCACTATTGCTTGCATGTTCGCATGGTTGGGATTGCGTGTGCGCAAACGATCCACCCGAAAACGCGACCACAACTATTGGGCTTTAGTGTTTTATTTAGGCCCGCACTAGGAAGTGAATTATTATCAACCTGCGTTGCACAACGGTGTGACgcgcgtgtttgtgtctgGTATAGCGACGGGTGCTTATGTCTAATTATGGCCCGTCTAGCGTGCCACCGATGTAACCGATGCGGGGGCCATCTGTCCCTCCCTTCCATTCGTTTGATGGTCTTAATCGTTTTGCCAAATCCTTTTGCCGTCTCGTGCTGCGAGCAGGCGAGTGTGCTAAATTCATTCGGAAGGTAAAAACTGCATCAAACATGTGCGTAAAGGAGAGACAAAACGGAGTGCTAGCCGGTATTCTCGACCAAAAAGTCCATGTATATTAACATTCTTTCGCACCCTTCAGCAAAAGATTGTTACTCAACCACCCAAAAGACAGCAACATCCAAGAAGCTCGTCAAACATGCCTTTCGATTCCCTCCCCGCGAAGGGAAACGGCTGATTTCCGCCCTTTATAGCTGATCAATGAGACTACTTTTACTCTCGTGCAGCGTTGAAAAGCgctaaatattttccttcttcacacTAGCCAAGCCTACCGAAAGCGAGAAGAAGCTATTCGATATCGGTGTTTTTCCACGCAGCAaatggtaaataaaaacaatcgcTTAAGTGTTTAAACGACGCTTGCGGCTTGCAGGCTAGGTGGGAGAGCATACGTTGGTATGCCCCACCTCCAAACCCACACGTACCTTCCTTTAGTCTTGCTTCTGTCCGAAATTCCAGCTCGAAGCGCCATGTGTGTAGAGGAGCGAGCTCACACTTTCCATTAATCGTACAGCACTCGAACGCAACGCACGGATCTGACGATCGTCGTGCGGATCGTTGAAGTTGGCAGCTGTGTTGCTAGTTTTGTGATCGTAACCGTTCTTGCATCCCAGCGCTCAGGTTCCTTGTCTATGCGGTCGTTGAAATCATTCGTTGGTAAATACAGctgcaatttttaaaaccgtGCTTGTGTATCGCTGGTGGTTTAATCGAGAAATCGTGAGAGTGCAAAAgtctgtgtatgtgcgtgtgtgtgtgtgcgtatgtgtgccaTTGATCCGGTGCTGTATCCGTTGCGGTAGTTCTACACACTCGAAACTTCGGTGATTTGAAGCTCGTTTGCATCGTGGGCGCCCATATACATACGTCATTGCGACACGGTCGTTGTGCGAAAAGTCGGAAAACCGGCACCTGACACACTGCCAGTGTGACGAAATTCACGATTCCTCCACTGTCTCCTAGCGCCCCGAGTAAGCTCCCGTCATTAACCGTTCGGTTCTAGCGCTCTTCAGCACCAGCAACGAGTAGTGATCGTATCGTAGCAGGACGACATTTGTCGATTTTGCGAATCAACCGTACAACAAAAACCGTCCGCATCCTTTGCACGGGCTGCAGTCTCAGCAAAACAGTGTCAGCGTGAGGTACGGAGTTCGTTAGCAACTGGTGGTGCAAATTGTGCAAGGGCCCGCAATGGATCGTTCTGGAAGTGCAAGGGGTCATTCTGACGGAGGCCGTTCGAGGGTGACACGGTTACGTCCGTACATGGGCATTGGTTTGGTGACGATGGCCGTGTTCGGTTCGCTGTTGTCGATCATTTTCCACGTGGCTGAAGCGAAGGAGATCGTTATTAGGAATAAGGACGTGCCGCAGTATCGAGAGAAGCGTGAGTAATTTGGCAGATTGAAGCAGATAATGGGGTTAAGAAActagattttaaattatttaaacaaatttacttctttttgcataaataatcgatttaaaaatatcgcattttgtacaatttatttataccaTAAATTGTTTAACCTTTTTTaaccaatatttttttaaattatacttGACATGTTTCTTTCGTTTAGAAAAATATTATGCTCCTACAAATTTACTCCCAATCATACctattttaatataaataatcttttttatttatttatttacaattgaatatgacggtccagtgccgtattgtcaacaccacttgtgttgaaaaaaaaaagtacaattatattgataaggcatttcctccttattctttgccttatcccgggcatactcggttatggttgtggtgatgatgatgatggtgatgatgatgatgatgatgatgatgatgatgatgatgatgatgatgatctattggtggatgttgtgcgttttgatggtccaggactattgttgtgtctatg
This genomic window from Anopheles maculipalpis chromosome 2RL, idAnoMacuDA_375_x, whole genome shotgun sequence contains:
- the LOC126560111 gene encoding uncharacterized protein LOC126560111, which gives rise to MNKLNATWLLVALLALGATVEAVDLPEYLHVCHREDPKLTECMKESIETLRPYLARGIPELDIPSIDPIHLGDLIVAESVPGQGVSISAKDIKAYGPSNFKLKKLNVIEYGKIYSFELELPHLYVEGRYVVDGRILLLPVKGSGKFTGNFTQGIGSVRIKGDRKRINGKDHLSLNKLDIKIRVSDGRLKLENLFGGDRVLGEIINETINQNFNLLSTELIPLIEKALQRIFKRTGNKILERFPEEVLFPWPAMDRSGSARGHSDGGRSRVTRLRPYMGIGLVTMAVFGSLLSIIFHVAEAKEIVIRNKDVPQYREKPEWLRVCKRANPNEDDCFKKMFEGTFPYIAKGIPEIGVQPFDPLRIESIQVSRGSGGLTLSGGFKKLSIKGPSNTTVRRASLDFNKHALSFDLEIPKLRIDASYNLKGNVLLLPLVGDGDVTMSLKNVKTTVVTKFAVRPLPEDAIFIEEMKVTFLVGGMRIHLDNLFQGNQVLGASLNLFLNQNANEVIAELRSDLEHGLADIFIGLWNELFNKLPLKLWIA